In Fibrobacter sp. UWH6, one genomic interval encodes:
- the hisH gene encoding imidazole glycerol phosphate synthase subunit HisH, with protein MSIIVVDYNAGNLTSVMNALEHIGADAVSSRDPEVIAKADRLIFPGVGAAASAMETLTRTGIGEAIKTVVKAGNPVLGICIGCQIILEESEEDGGVKTLGLIPGKAVRFKDEPGLKIPHMGWNQVEFTREHPIMKGIASGSDFYYVHSYHPVVPAEYSFAETTYGTQTFQGLIGKDNLIASQFHQEKSGDVGLAMLKNFCDWKV; from the coding sequence ATGTCTATTATCGTAGTTGACTACAACGCTGGCAACTTGACGTCTGTGATGAACGCTTTGGAACACATCGGTGCCGATGCTGTTTCTAGTCGCGATCCCGAAGTGATTGCCAAGGCTGATCGCCTGATTTTCCCTGGCGTTGGCGCTGCGGCTTCGGCTATGGAAACCTTGACTAGGACCGGAATCGGTGAGGCCATCAAGACGGTAGTGAAGGCCGGCAATCCTGTGCTTGGTATTTGTATCGGTTGCCAGATCATTCTGGAAGAATCCGAAGAAGATGGCGGTGTCAAGACTTTGGGTCTGATTCCCGGCAAGGCTGTGCGCTTTAAGGATGAACCGGGCCTGAAGATCCCTCACATGGGTTGGAACCAGGTGGAATTTACCCGCGAACACCCCATTATGAAGGGCATCGCCAGCGGTAGCGATTTCTACTACGTTCATTCCTATCACCCGGTGGTGCCTGCGGAGTATAGCTTTGCTGAAACTACTTACGGCACCCAGACCTTCCAGGGCCTTATTGGCAAGGATAACCTGATTGCTTCCCAGTTCCATCAGGAAAAGAGTGGTGATGTGGGGCTTGCCATGCTGAAGAACTTCTGCGACTGGAAAGTTTAA
- a CDS encoding TIGR02147 family protein produces the protein MKPITDYQSYRCYMQEFYEERKRTDSFTWREYARLAGFSSPTYLKLVCEGKSSLSEAGIGKVADAMGLKGFDYVYFRYLVQFNQAKDDESRKKAFGAMQEVAKSKKIRVLDGDAYAYFESWKNPVLRELVTMMPGATPEAMAAMCWQPVSADEVCASLDLMVKLGLLQKKGRNVYVQTDKALVGNSDAIPVAVRTMHREMAALAQKSIDAFDVNDRNIMGVTMSVDREAYEQIVEELLSCRRKIASIANASRKPDQVYRLNLQLFPLTKKI, from the coding sequence TTGAAGCCCATAACCGATTATCAAAGCTATCGCTGCTATATGCAGGAGTTTTATGAGGAGCGTAAGCGAACGGATTCGTTTACGTGGCGAGAATATGCCCGTCTGGCAGGGTTTTCTTCGCCTACCTACCTGAAGTTGGTTTGCGAGGGTAAAAGTAGCCTTAGCGAGGCGGGAATCGGCAAGGTGGCCGACGCCATGGGGCTGAAGGGTTTTGATTACGTCTATTTCCGTTACCTGGTGCAGTTTAACCAGGCTAAAGATGACGAGTCCCGCAAGAAGGCGTTCGGTGCCATGCAGGAAGTGGCCAAGTCAAAAAAGATCCGCGTGCTGGATGGCGACGCCTACGCTTATTTTGAGTCCTGGAAGAATCCGGTGCTGCGTGAATTAGTGACCATGATGCCGGGTGCCACTCCCGAGGCTATGGCAGCCATGTGCTGGCAGCCGGTAAGTGCCGACGAAGTCTGCGCTTCGCTTGATTTGATGGTAAAGTTGGGTTTGTTACAGAAGAAGGGCCGTAATGTTTATGTGCAGACGGATAAGGCTCTCGTGGGGAATTCCGATGCGATTCCCGTGGCTGTACGGACGATGCATCGGGAAATGGCTGCGCTTGCTCAAAAATCTATAGATGCGTTTGATGTGAATGATCGAAATATTATGGGTGTTACAATGAGTGTTGATCGTGAAGCTTACGAACAAATTGTGGAGGAACTGCTTTCGTGCCGACGAAAAATAGCCTCCATTGCCAATGCCAGCAGAAAGCCGGATCAGGTATATCGTTTGAACTTACAATTGTTTCCTTTGACAAAGAAAATCTAG
- the rph gene encoding ribonuclease PH, translating into MAYERTDRKFDEYRNLKMTTGFISSADGSVLIEMGRTRVICNATLLPKVPDWLAGRGTGWITAEYSLLPQSTGKRVERERKGASGRTQEIQRLVGRSLRGAANLAALGENAIVIDCDVIEADGGTRTASIIGGFVALAIALKKIKERLGLTEQILQHAITAISVGVVNGKPLCDLCYVEDSAADVDMNVVMQDAKNFIEVQGTGEHASFDRAMLNTLLDLGENACKDIYKKQMELIGGELP; encoded by the coding sequence ATGGCATACGAACGCACCGACAGAAAGTTTGACGAATACAGAAACCTGAAAATGACCACCGGCTTTATCAGTTCCGCCGACGGTTCCGTCCTTATCGAAATGGGTCGCACCCGCGTGATCTGCAACGCCACCCTGCTCCCCAAGGTTCCGGATTGGCTGGCTGGCCGCGGCACTGGCTGGATTACCGCAGAATACAGCTTGCTGCCTCAGAGTACCGGCAAGCGCGTCGAACGCGAACGTAAAGGTGCCAGCGGACGCACCCAGGAAATCCAGCGCCTCGTAGGTCGTTCCCTCCGCGGAGCCGCAAACCTGGCCGCCCTTGGCGAAAACGCCATCGTGATTGACTGTGACGTCATCGAAGCCGACGGCGGCACCCGTACCGCAAGCATTATCGGCGGATTTGTAGCCCTGGCCATCGCCCTGAAGAAAATCAAGGAACGTCTGGGCCTCACCGAACAGATCCTCCAGCACGCCATTACCGCCATCTCCGTAGGCGTCGTAAACGGCAAGCCCCTCTGCGACCTCTGCTATGTAGAAGACTCCGCAGCCGACGTCGACATGAACGTGGTGATGCAGGATGCCAAGAACTTCATCGAAGTCCAGGGCACCGGCGAACACGCCAGCTTCGATCGCGCCATGCTGAACACCCTCCTTGACCTGGGCGAAAACGCCTGCAAGGACATCTATAAAAAGCAGATGGAACTGATTGGCGGTGAACTGCCGTAA
- a CDS encoding prephenate dehydratase — protein MKKIAFQGRKGAYSDCAAHYLFGEDIETLPMDTFEEIYQAIETGEADGGAIPIENSTAGSIEANYDLLYKWRHRIVGEVMLRIEHTLCVMPGVKVEDLKRVYSHPQALAQCSHFFAENPQIKAIPAFDTAGSAEELAARGNRDEGAIASAYAAKIYNLDILKAGLENLKGTNFTRFYAIQKTPADFTESENAKTTILFELADDKAVGALYNALGCFAKRGLNLTRCESRPHPDKPWGYIFHVSFEANIKDENAQAALAELKNYTSFVYILGTFKKGVVETLKF, from the coding sequence ATGAAGAAAATTGCATTCCAAGGCCGCAAGGGCGCATACAGCGATTGCGCAGCCCACTACCTTTTTGGCGAAGACATCGAAACTTTGCCCATGGACACTTTCGAAGAAATTTACCAGGCCATTGAAACTGGTGAAGCCGACGGCGGTGCAATCCCTATCGAAAATTCTACGGCAGGTTCCATCGAAGCGAACTACGACCTGCTTTACAAGTGGCGTCACCGCATCGTTGGCGAAGTCATGCTCCGCATCGAGCACACCCTTTGCGTTATGCCCGGCGTAAAAGTTGAAGACTTGAAGCGCGTCTACAGCCACCCCCAGGCTCTGGCCCAGTGCTCACACTTCTTTGCAGAAAACCCCCAGATCAAGGCAATCCCTGCATTCGATACCGCAGGTTCTGCCGAAGAACTGGCCGCCCGCGGTAACCGCGACGAAGGCGCCATCGCCAGCGCATACGCCGCCAAGATTTACAATCTGGACATTCTGAAGGCTGGCCTCGAAAACCTGAAGGGAACCAACTTCACCCGCTTCTACGCTATCCAGAAAACTCCCGCAGACTTCACCGAAAGCGAGAACGCCAAGACCACCATCCTTTTCGAACTGGCCGACGACAAGGCCGTAGGCGCCCTCTACAACGCCCTGGGCTGTTTCGCCAAGCGAGGTCTGAACTTGACCCGTTGCGAAAGCCGCCCCCACCCCGATAAACCCTGGGGTTACATCTTCCACGTTTCCTTTGAAGCAAACATCAAGGACGAGAACGCTCAGGCCGCCTTGGCAGAACTCAAAAACTACACCAGCTTCGTGTACATCCTTGGCACCTTCAAGAAAGGCGTCGTAGAAACGCTTAAGTTCTAA
- a CDS encoding C40 family peptidase, which yields MALLRNILFLALTLAFLSACSFPVRTGYDRRIGGYKPARTVQAQQPAPQTTSEPAVVATAATTPQDTVKPPRQNSSAKAHAAINKKEVARATPKKATTLEGVIKPWLGTRYKLGGTSKSGIDCSGYVMVIYKELYGIALKHNAEGIYKDERGKKVSRGDLKEGDLVFFGDFWGISHIGIYMSGDRFTHASTSKGVMISPMNDKYWSPKYKGAKRFK from the coding sequence ATGGCTCTCCTGAGAAATATTCTATTTCTTGCTTTAACCCTGGCATTCCTTTCGGCTTGCTCCTTTCCTGTTCGTACTGGATACGATCGGCGGATTGGAGGCTACAAGCCCGCTAGAACAGTGCAGGCTCAGCAGCCAGCCCCACAGACCACCTCTGAACCTGCAGTTGTCGCAACAGCAGCAACAACTCCCCAAGACACGGTAAAACCGCCTCGTCAGAATTCCTCGGCCAAGGCCCACGCCGCCATCAACAAGAAAGAAGTAGCACGCGCCACCCCCAAGAAGGCAACCACCCTAGAAGGGGTCATCAAGCCCTGGTTGGGAACCCGCTACAAACTGGGCGGCACCAGCAAATCGGGCATCGACTGTTCCGGCTACGTCATGGTCATCTACAAGGAGCTTTACGGCATCGCCCTCAAACATAACGCCGAAGGCATCTACAAGGATGAACGCGGCAAGAAGGTGAGCCGCGGCGACCTGAAGGAAGGAGACCTGGTCTTCTTCGGAGACTTCTGGGGCATCAGCCACATCGGCATCTACATGAGCGGCGACCGGTTTACCCACGCCAGCACCAGCAAGGGCGTAATGATCAGCCCCATGAACGACAAATACTGGAGTCCCAAGTACAAGGGAGCCAAGCGTTTTAAATAG
- the bioB gene encoding biotin synthase BioB — MSFVQELKNKILNDGYVTTREDAIKLLDADLEELTAAANEIREKLHGNDFDFCSIVNARSGRCSENCKYCAQSSYYHTGAPEYKLLSADEIVADAKKKEAAGIPRYSIVTSGRTLTKNDVEQICETIRRLKKETRLSVCLSSGLLNREQFDQLKAAGLSRFHNNLETYRRHFPDVCTTHTYDDKIGVLQNAVAAGLEICSGGIMGLGETMEDRIDMCIDIRELGAKSTPINVLNAIPGTPFENLPKMTNDEFCRIVAIYRFINPKAYLRLAGGRGVLGDYGTKAFKSGANATITDDMLTTAGVNSATDFELVKSLGFEPHGFLD, encoded by the coding sequence ATGTCTTTCGTCCAGGAACTGAAAAACAAGATTTTGAATGATGGTTACGTTACCACCCGTGAAGATGCCATCAAGCTACTTGACGCTGACCTGGAAGAATTGACCGCTGCCGCCAACGAAATCCGCGAAAAACTCCACGGCAACGATTTCGACTTCTGCTCCATCGTCAACGCCCGCAGCGGTCGCTGTTCCGAAAACTGCAAGTACTGCGCACAGTCCAGCTACTACCACACCGGCGCTCCGGAATACAAGTTGCTCAGCGCCGACGAAATCGTAGCCGACGCAAAGAAGAAGGAAGCCGCAGGCATCCCCCGCTATTCTATCGTCACCTCCGGCAGAACTCTCACCAAGAATGACGTAGAACAGATTTGCGAAACCATTCGTCGCCTCAAGAAAGAAACCAGGCTTAGCGTTTGCCTCAGCAGCGGTCTTCTGAACCGCGAGCAGTTTGATCAATTGAAGGCAGCGGGCCTTTCCCGTTTCCATAATAATCTGGAAACTTACCGCCGTCATTTCCCTGACGTTTGCACCACCCACACTTACGATGACAAAATCGGAGTGTTGCAGAATGCCGTAGCCGCAGGCCTTGAAATTTGCAGCGGCGGAATCATGGGCCTTGGCGAAACCATGGAAGACCGCATCGACATGTGCATCGACATCCGCGAACTGGGTGCCAAGTCCACCCCCATCAACGTGTTGAACGCCATTCCGGGAACTCCTTTCGAAAATCTGCCCAAGATGACCAACGACGAATTCTGCAGAATCGTCGCCATCTATCGCTTTATCAATCCCAAGGCATATTTGCGTTTGGCAGGTGGCCGCGGCGTTCTAGGCGATTACGGTACAAAGGCATTCAAGAGCGGAGCCAACGCCACCATCACCGACGACATGCTGACCACCGCCGGAGTCAACAGCGCCACCGATTTCGAATTGGTAAAGAGCCTCGGATTCGAACCTCACGGATTCCTGGACTAG
- a CDS encoding PaaI family thioesterase: MSNIIKVVSKQHNSKMCMMCGLDNEYGVRAPFYNMEDGSVMSLFQYREQHQSYPGRVHGGLITAMLDEMGLRAVWAKEGGDESIWGVTMSLETKYRKPVPYGEQLIGRGEIVKITPLFFITHASIMDMSGTVLADGDINYIHLDMSKIAEGVTMHEEMPYLIEDGVKEISF; encoded by the coding sequence ATGAGTAACATCATCAAAGTGGTTAGCAAGCAGCACAACAGCAAGATGTGCATGATGTGCGGACTGGACAACGAATACGGGGTCCGCGCTCCGTTCTACAATATGGAAGACGGAAGCGTCATGAGTCTGTTCCAGTATCGCGAACAGCATCAGAGTTATCCCGGTCGCGTTCATGGAGGCCTCATTACCGCCATGCTAGACGAAATGGGACTTCGCGCCGTGTGGGCCAAGGAAGGCGGCGACGAATCTATCTGGGGCGTCACCATGTCCCTTGAAACCAAGTACCGCAAACCCGTTCCCTATGGCGAACAGTTGATCGGCCGCGGCGAGATCGTAAAGATCACTCCCCTATTCTTTATCACCCACGCCAGCATCATGGATATGAGCGGAACCGTCCTTGCCGATGGCGACATCAACTACATCCATCTGGACATGAGCAAGATTGCAGAAGGCGTCACCATGCACGAAGAAATGCCTTACCTCATCGAGGATGGTGTAAAGGAAATTTCTTTCTAA
- a CDS encoding type 1 glutamine amidotransferase, with protein MDVYIFQHVEYEGPGAILPYLQAKGHKVHVVRLYAGDRIPHEDEVDFAIMMGGPMSVLDEADYPYFVREKELCRDMVQLGKPILGICLGAQMIASAFGAAIRRSPEKEIGWFPVEWENGMSESMTAFHWHGETFDIPKQAVALARSEACPRQAFRLGSALALQFHLETTLESMESMLKNGAEEIESASGCKYVQSVEDIRKTCAENIGKNNDTLVKILDFMLAKK; from the coding sequence ATGGACGTCTATATTTTTCAGCACGTGGAATACGAAGGCCCGGGAGCCATTCTCCCCTATTTGCAGGCCAAGGGTCATAAAGTTCATGTAGTCCGTCTCTACGCCGGTGACAGGATTCCCCACGAAGACGAAGTGGATTTCGCCATCATGATGGGCGGTCCCATGAGCGTCCTGGACGAAGCCGACTATCCTTATTTCGTTCGTGAAAAGGAACTGTGTCGCGACATGGTTCAGTTGGGCAAGCCCATTCTCGGCATCTGTCTGGGCGCACAGATGATTGCCAGCGCTTTCGGTGCCGCCATCCGCAGAAGCCCCGAAAAGGAAATCGGTTGGTTCCCCGTGGAATGGGAAAACGGAATGTCCGAATCTATGACAGCATTCCATTGGCATGGCGAAACGTTTGACATTCCCAAACAGGCCGTAGCCTTGGCCCGTAGCGAAGCATGCCCCCGTCAGGCATTCCGCCTGGGCAGCGCATTGGCATTGCAGTTCCATCTGGAAACCACCTTGGAATCTATGGAAAGCATGTTGAAAAACGGGGCCGAAGAAATTGAATCGGCATCCGGTTGCAAGTACGTTCAGAGCGTCGAGGACATCCGAAAAACATGCGCCGAAAACATCGGCAAGAACAACGACACCCTGGTAAAGATACTGGATTTTATGTTGGCCAAAAAGTAA